Part of the Methanobacterium paludis genome is shown below.
TTCGAATCCCGGCCGGAGCATCTTTTTATATCTATTTTATCCTTTAATGTTTCTTGTTTTCCACATATTTGTTTAAAATATTATTATTTTTAACAACTTAAACTAATGACAATTTTTTTATTAGTAAATCAGTTTTATGTTGGATAGTCTTATGTTGTAACTCTTCAATCAGTTTTATTACTTTTATATGGTGGCAATGTCAAAGAGAAAGCTTTATATAGAAATATAACAATCGTTATATTGTGGAGTTATTATAACGATCGTTATATTAAGGTCGATGTTCCTTGAAAAATTGATATCTCTTTAGATATTGAGAAATCAGATTTGCAGAGAATATAGAATCATCCACAAAATATGCAGTCCATGCTTCGCCATGAGAAACCATTCTTAATTGGATTTTGGATTAAGTCCAATTTCCTTTTAAGAAAATATATTACATCTTCAGAGGTGTTAAAAAATGTGTAACTGTGAATAAAAAGTTTAAAGTCCAAATCGGAGGAAGTTTCAATCGAAGAATATAGGAATAAATCCTTGAGAGGTGCTCGAGATGTGTTGTAATTAAAAATTGAAATAGAAAGAAACTATGGACATTCTAGGTTTCATATCCGGGGCTTTAATCTCTAATTAATCAACCACAAATTTAAGCCCGGGAATGGAACTGAAAATAAACTTAAACTGAATATTTCCTAGAAAATTGAGTAATTCCATATGAAATTGAGTAATTTCCAAACAATTTAATTCAAAAAGCAGAATATCACTGCTTTTTAATCATTTTAATTTCTTAACTGGAGATATGTTTATCCTTGGCAATCTCTGTTGCACGATATCCTTTAGTTTCTAAATAATGAGTTATAAAGAAGCATAAGTGATTTTAGCATGATCACAAACCCAAGAATGTTTTTCTGCTCTTAAAAAGTTACCTAAAAACTTATCTTCGGTTAAGAACATATTAAACATAAATAATGATCTAAGTATTTAAGTTTCATATATCTGGTGGTGTTCGATGACTGAAATAAAAATTGAAGTTAAGGGTGAAACATGCCCTGTACCATTAATTGAAACCCGAAAAGCACTAAATAAAGCAGAAAAAGGGGATATAATAGAGATCATAGGAACTCACCCTGCTTCCAAGAAAGAAATACCCATGGCAGTTGAAGCGTTGGGCATGGAATTGGTAGATGTCAAAGAAGAAGATGGGGTGTGGCGGATTAAGATCCGCAAGTAAAGGATACGAACTTAAAATGGAGGATAAAAAATGGCTGATGAAACTAATAAACTTGATAAAGCCACCATTATAGTTCACAGTGGAGATATGGATAAAATATACAGTGCTCTTATCGTAGCTAACGGTGCACTTTCAATGGGAATGGAAGCATCGTTGTATTTCACTTTTTGGGGTTTGGAACGCCTTAAAAAAGGTGGGCTTGAGAAGGGGTCCTTATCCAAGATGCACATGCTGGGCATTGGCAAATCCATGATAAATAGTAGGATGAAAAAAGCAAATGTTGCATCCTTAGAAAAGCTCATACAAGATTTCAAAGAACTTGGAGGCAAGATCATAGCCTGCGAAATGACCATGGAAATTATGGGAGTCAAAAAAGAGGAACTCAGAGATGATCTCATAGATGAGTACGGTGCAGTGGGTACTTACATACACGAAGCTCGAGAATCAAAAATAACTTTGTTTATATAAATTGTGAGTTGTACGAGTTTTATTCATATAAAATTTAGCAGGCATGTTGTGGACTGAATTTAGATATAAATTTAGCAGGTGTTTAATAGGCTGAATTTAGAGGGGTGATAAGATGCAGGATAAAAAATATATTTATCTGGATAATGCTTCAGTGACGCGACTGGACGAAAGGGTTTTAGAAGAAATGAAACCATATTTCTTTGACACCTATGCAATACCCACTTCAGAAACAGGATACTCTATGGGTATTGAGGCAAGTGAAGCTCTTGATAAAAGCAGGGAGACAATTGCCAATGCATTGGGAGCTGAGAAAGAAGAATTAATTTTCACCTCAAGCAGCACAGAATCAAGCAACATGGCTTTAAAAGGAGTTGCAATGGCTTTGGGTGACAAAAAAGGTAAACATATAATTGTATCTAAAATTGAAGACTTCCCAGTTTTGAACAGTGCAAAAACTCTGGAAAACCAGGGTTTTAAAGTAACCTACCTTGACGTTGATGAAGACGGCCTGGTTGATGTGGAAAACCTCAAAGAATCCATCACCGATGAGACTATTCTGGTCTCAATACAGCATGCAAACCAGGAAATCGGTACAATACAAGATATTGAAGCCATTGGCCACGTTTGTCATGAAAAAAATGTAATTTTTCACACAGATGCTACCCATAC
Proteins encoded:
- a CDS encoding sulfurtransferase TusA family protein; the protein is MTEIKIEVKGETCPVPLIETRKALNKAEKGDIIEIIGTHPASKKEIPMAVEALGMELVDVKEEDGVWRIKIRK
- a CDS encoding DsrE/DsrF/DrsH-like family protein — its product is MADETNKLDKATIIVHSGDMDKIYSALIVANGALSMGMEASLYFTFWGLERLKKGGLEKGSLSKMHMLGIGKSMINSRMKKANVASLEKLIQDFKELGGKIIACEMTMEIMGVKKEELRDDLIDEYGAVGTYIHEARESKITLFI